GAGTGGCACCGCCCCTTCCAGCTCGCCCTTCAACGATCCACAGTGAGGTAGAACATTTGTTAGACTGGTTTCTTCGTAGGAAGACCAGGTgtgcgcacctgcagcaccccATCTGGGCGTCACGGCCTAGAAAAGCGGAAAGGGCGCACAAGTGACCGATGATCTGATTGGTTcgtctttttctcttcaggTGCCCTCAACTCTCGAGGAGAAAGACGCACAGAAGCGCACCGACGCGCACTGACACACGTGTCCTTCCCCTCACAGGTTAGAtaatacacacacgcagagagaggaagcaacGCTCGTGCAGGCATACCTACAATCAGTGTAGGAAACCTTTGCAACGAGAGagagtgcgtgcgtgcgaaagccacgagagagaggggggaaacgaaaagggggaggggtgaatGGACAAGCGGAGCTCATTacacgagaagagaggaaaggagaggcaaaacacacagagacacgcgTCTTTAGAAgtaggggagagagggagacacacacgcacacacacgcatgagggaaagagactcgaagcgcagagagagagagagacacagagacaggggggggggggggggcagggggtgGATATAGGCAAGAACATGCCCAAAATTCGCATGTACTCATACAGatcacacacgcgcgcacaaacACGCACATACATTGTGTTGCGTAAAATGCAGAAAAGTACGTTCGGTGTGCACGCATTGCCGATGACATGCATGCCTCACCGCTCCTCCTTATCCCCCTCTATATGTGCTTGTTACATTATGCGCTTGATCGACGCCAGGAAAACAGCACCCAATACCCACCCACGCGCGGGTAAGCATACACCTTTACAGCCAGAGCAATGCAAACACCAGAAAGGTACTAACTGCTCCTCTTTGCCTTGAGCGGCACGGCAAGAGCGCGGCCGTCGCTCGGCCCGCGAGCCAAGCGTGCgtgcttcagctccttcaTGCGCTGGAGCTTCTGTAATGCACACGTGTTCTCGATGGCGAAGGAGACCATAAGCCGCCGCTGATCGCCAAAAACTGTGGGGTTGTTATTGAGCATGCGGAGGGTGTTGAGGGCGACGTTGTGATTCACGAACTCAATGAAGCCGTACCCGCGCGACACACCAGCCGTGTCCTTGAGCAGCTTCACATTGCGGATGGGGCCGTACTTACCCCACTTGCCCTTTTCTATGTCCTCTGGGTGCTTCTTCAGATAGGTGCGCGCCTGCTCAGCAAAGAGGCGGCGCATGTCATTCTCTGTCATGGTGCGTGGCAGATTGCGCACACTGAGACGCGTCTTGCTAACAAAAAAGTTGCTGTTGGTCAGCTGCTGCTTACGTGCGGCGTAGTCGTCCGAAATCATTTGCAGGTAGCGCGGGTGCAGACCCTTCGCTGCAGCGGAATCTGGCAGCACCAGACCCTCCTGCAAGAGGTACAAGTTGCGCGGATCGTCCGCTGCCACCTTGGTgcgtctcttcttcttttgcTGGGCACTCACCGCCTCCTGGGTGTCAGATCTCGacagcacgcgcagcacAGTAAACTTCGTGTCGCGCATCATGAAGAACGGATCACGGACAACGAAGGAGTCAGTGTGCATCTTGTGCACGAGCCGCTTCGCCTGGTGATGAGAGAGGCCCTCGGTCTGCGCCTTCATCTCATCTCGTCCTACCGCCGACACCTCTCGCGCGTTCTGCTGAGCGTAATCGAAGATCTTCCCCGCCAGCTCAGCAGAGCCGCAGTGTACGAAGCCGGTACCAGAGAGCGTCTTGCTCACGCGGttgcgcatcagcagcactcGCTTGACAGGGCTAAAGTGGGTCTTGAAGTACGTCATCAGCTCCTCTTCACTCGTATCGAGCGGCAGGTTCTTGAGAAACAGCTGCGTTTCGAGCGGGTCGCGCTGAttcagccgctcctccttttcttcatCGACATCGCTTTGCAcctcgccgtcctcgtcctGGCCGTCACGCTTGAAACTGAAGGTGTTCTCCTCGGCATCGTCGCTATCACCGCTGCGGGGGCGCTTGCGGCTATCCCTCTTGTCCTTCAGCCCGTTGGCCCCGCCCATGTACACCTTCACAAGCGCCGTCCTCCAGTTtggcttcttcttctgcagtTTGGTGCGTATTTGCTTGCgaatgcgctgctgggccTTTTTTTTGCGCAACGACGACGGTGTCGCCTTGCGCTTCACTGTGCCCTTCGGCATTGCCAACCTTCAGTTTTGTTCGGCCTGTATGTGGAGAGGGGtagagtgagggagggagccgcttctgtgtgtgaaaggagaaaggcacGCGTCGATGAGAAGTAGCGCGTGCGACAGATGTCTgatgtggaggaggcagtggaAGAAAAGGTTAGCAGCACCACAGCCTCGATGACAAATACACTTCCTTTACGCaataaaagaaaaaaaaaacaagacgAAGAAGGCGTTGAAGAGAGGCGTGTGCGAGTCCACATCGTTCACCGGCCGAGTGTGTGAGAAtggccgcagcgcagcagccaaAATAtagaaaaaaataaaaaaggggaggggcaacgAGGCGGCGccggaaagagaagcgaagagtgaacaacaagagagggaggaaggcacctatacagagagagagagagagattgAAGTGGCAGCGCAGGGGAGAAggcgtcggcggcgtcgaTGCCTTCTCACCGCGCACCTCGTGTCAAACCCATCCGGAAAACGTTGGCAAAGAGTGCTGCTTAGTGTGCGTACTACCCCCGGCTCCTCTTTGCCGCCGATGGACAGCTAGTGGTGTAGAAGCAAACGCATTGCTCACACACAGTGAGAGAACGAGCGAGCCGACTACTAAGATAGGGAGAAGtgcaagaggggggagaaactCCAGTCCCCTGGGCATCGCGCACAAGACGCCCTGTTAGACCCTCacacccttccccctccccttgccCGTGTCGCTGTTAATTCCtacttttcctttgcttcaATACTTGCTGGAAGCTCCGTGTCACACACGTAGGCGCACATCAAGCGCATACACACCACAGATAAGAtaaaagacaaaaaaaaaaaaatagaaaaATGGTGCGGAGGGAAAAGCACGAGAGATGATGCACATTGCTATGCCAACGTGCTCGCTGCTACCCGCGCCTTCCTCATTCCGGCACCTCACTACCCCTGCTAGGCTAGTGAACCAACAAGATGAGGtgtgcaagagagagagagaccgaaAAGACACAAGAAAATGTGGTGGCACCGGCGGGAAGGTTGATAAATAATGGTGGGAAGGCGGTTAGAGAGGAGGGTGGGTGATggcaagagaaggagagctACCCGGCACCTCTGCACCCTTACCCAGCCCTctgtgtgcggggggggcGTTTGTTTCCAACAAGTCACACATTTCTCCATCCGCTtgtcaccccccccccacctcccctgcCTCCTGCCCCGTCTCCTCATGACCTCTGCTTCCGCCACACCACATTCCACTTGCGCGTGCTTcgccccctcaccctctctctgccagccacacacacacgggcacTCACCCACATGCGCATTGAGCCCAACGGACACAAATGTGACACACATGCCACTATGGCAACGTCACCTCTACATGTCGACCAGTCGAGAGAGTTTCTGAATGCGGTTCAGCAACAGGTCGCCGCTCTTCACAATGCGATGGTAGTCAAAGTTCGTCGTATCGCCGCGATACGTCtcgacgctgccgtcgaCACGGTCCACTTTGCATGCAATACGCTCGTTGGAGATCAGTGTGCACAGCATGCTGTCCAGCGCCGGCACCGGAATACCGAAAGCGGCTCCCATCGACTCCAATGTGACGCTACTGTATGAGTCCAGGAACTGCGTGAAGATGAGCACCCGCATCTCGCGGAAGAAGTAGCTCACGTGTGGAGAGAGGTAGACGACCTTACGCAGATGCTGGCACACAACCTCCAGATTGGGGAAGACCTTGTTGTATTGACAGTCGTAGATCGAGTTGACCAAGTCTCGCACGTCGTCGACGCTGGTGCGGTTGACCTCGGGGCTATACACGATACGCCTGCGCAGCTCCAGTCGACTGAGCACCGGGAGGCTCGCGACTACGGTAATAAAAACAAACTCCTGAAATGTCAGCAGCTCGCCAGACGCAAACGTCGTGATGgagtcgagcagcagcgccgatcCACGCTGAAAGTCCCGAATAAACACGTGGTAGATGCCCTCGTACACGCGCAAGCGGTTGCGGCGCTCCCAGTCGCCGTCTTTCATGAGACGATGCGCGTCCGTGATACCCTTGGCGGCAATATCGTTGTCCGAAAAGGCAATGCCGAGACGAATGCGCTGGAAGTACAGGTCCAGCTTAGGGCCCGTTGCGAGCGTCTTGGCGGCGCACTCCTCGTTCGTTTTCATGCACATCTCCAGGTCGCCAATGCGGGCGTAGTGGTCGCACTTGGCCTGCAGCACGTCGCGCACCTCTGTGTCGCCAAGGTTGTCGACCGCATCCTTAAGCCGCGCATCGAAGGCAGCCACCTTCTTGGCGTTGATGGCGTCCATCTCTGCCAGCTTCGACTCATCGAGAGGCACCCCGAGGGCCTCGCAGACTAACCGAATGTAGGGTGCCATGTTGtgcttctccatctcctccatcaGCGCCGTCTTGGCCGCCTCGCGCTCCTCAGAGGAACTCCACGGCGAAGTCAGCGTGTGCCGGATATACAGCAGCGTGAGCAGCGGGTCTACCGGGATATCGGCATCGTCCACCTCTGGCGCGggttcctcctcctcattccTTTGGAGGTCCTCCTCGATATTACGCGGGGGTGGCGGGGATGACATTGGCGTGTTATCTTCGTTTTGTTTCTTTCACGCTTCGGAGCCCTGCAACTGCCGTGTCTTAGCCTGGGCGTGTCTGCGTCACTTAGGAGAAGTCTGCGACGAAAGAAAATCAGAGAGCGACCACGTCTCGGTCGAATACGCAACTGATCCCCAGCCCTGGGCACGCAATGcacgaaagaaaaggggtGGCAGgggccttctctctctctctctctttctctcgtaCCTGTGAGAACGGATGTGGACGGCTCTGCGTTCGAGTCTGTCTGTCTCCGTATTGTGGCGCGCGTAAAGGGGCGAgaggggcggtggcggggggagggggaggggactTTGAtcggtgtgcgtgctggtggAAAGTGTATGAAAAAGTGTGGTGGACTGAAGCCAAATCAAACGACGAGGTCATGAAGGGAAGACAACGGGACAGCTGAGGGGGCGAGTGAGGTGAGGTAGTAAAGCGCCACAATCACTATGTCGATAAGAAGAGGATGGGAGAAAGTAAAGAGCGACCGAAGAGAGGAACGCGAAGAGCGGGCAGTAGACGGTGTAGGATGCGGAGAAAGAAGcgtgaaagggggaagatGGATGGGCAGAGGAACGTCAAGTGGGTGGAATAGACTGAATAAGCACCAAACCGCTTATActgctcttctttccctgTCTGTGCGTCACTGATAGATCCCTGCGTGTGAGGGGGAGAtgtgcgcctgcagcacGGAAAGGTGTTGCACCAACCTCTTCGAGAACGTGTGCACAtatacacgcacagagaaaaagagaaacccTTAGGAAGAGCAAGATAGCAGTCCCTTCTGGTGCTCCTCAGCAGCAATCGCCGTCGCTGAGGTATTTTCTCTATAGCCCTTTTGCCTCCGCTTCGCCTTCGCACTCCCTCAATCCTTCATCTACGCGAGCACGCAGGCCATGTGACGTGCAATGGAGGTCAGAACAGAAGCGATGACTGCGTTTAGGAGAAGGTAGGCGTTCCCACTTCatggaaaggggggggagctCTCGAAGAACGGAGCGAGGAAGTTTTGGCAAAAGAATACAAGAGTACAGGGTGGACCTACCGGGGAGGCTGAGCCCTCCGATCTGACGACTGAGTgagaaagaaggagaaagggagagagggtggggaaaCGGAAACcgggagaagagagcagaTGACACGCAGATGCCGCAACTGATAACACTCTGCCACACTCAGTAGCCAGCCTccgcagcacgcgcgcgcacacacacacctcccccTTCGTTACCCATTCGCGCAGTGACCTTGTAAACAAGCAAACGAAAGGGGGAAAATGGTACATAGTCATCCAGGATTAAgccacagagagggagacagacaCATGCGCGCTACGTTTggcccttctcctctcctgtTCGACTCGCGCAGGCACGTGAGTCGAAGGATGGAGCGTGAGAAGCAAGACGGCAAGCAGCAAAATGGCAGTAGGCACTTTATTCTTCGGTGGTCGCTGCGTAGGTGGAAAGTGCCTCGCTGTCTCTAGCAGATTGCAGTGATACAGAGCACGTGACCAGCAGAAGCTGATCGACACGGGGGCCAGAAGAACACagacacaaacaaacacacacacgcacccagaGAAGCCATGAGCGGCAGCATGAGGATGAGGGAGAGGCCAGAATATGGATACGACATGGACACCATCCCTCTCACCTTCCGTTGTCAGCGCCTGCGAAGCTTGAGGATAGCGTCGATCTGCGCGTCAAGCGCCGCCCACGGATCCTCCACCGGCGCAAAACTCGATACGGAGTCGCGAGCGCCAGAGAGAACCGCTGTAGCGCCCCCGGCTACGGAACGACGCATCGGTGTCTGCGTCGACTCGGTCTGCAAGTGCGCTGGTGCTGACCTCGGCACGCTGCCTTGGAAGAGTGAAAACGATGCGCGGGTGTCTCGACGCGGCAGCAGATATGGAGAGGCGGATCGCCGTTCGGATCGCTGGAGAataggggagagaggcgactGTGGCAAACTTACGGAAGACTGGTGAGTTGGTTTCGATGCCCTCCGGGCGTCCTTGCGGCTTCTCGACAGGCGCGGCGCAGAGTGGAGAGACAGGTTTGCCATGGCCCGCCTCGCGTCGGCCAGCCCACTTCGCTCGCAAACAGCCTGAACAAAGTCTTCATCCCGGTAGGCGGCACCAGAGCGGAGGAGCTCGAGCTCATTCATCACGCGCACGTCCGCCGCCGATGCCATCAGACTCCGTGGCCGCACATGGGATTGAGAAGCTCCCCGATGGTCCTTGACCTCACCACCCGCCATGCATGGCGCCAACGATGGGTCCGTATGCGACGACGCACCTGTCAGGCCTGCCTCCACGCCGAGAGGAGGTCCTGTCATCTCGCGCGTGTCCGTGAAGTGGCAGTTCGGGGTGAAGGTGCACCCGGCGTagcgccgctcctcctccatctcggCGAGATGCtgcagccgtcgctgccTTGACTCCATCCACTTCCCGCTTCGGGCAAGGAAAAGCTTTGCCACCTCGGGCAGCGGCCGATCTttgggaaaggaggaagaggtcTGCTGTGGTGACTTCTCCAACCGCGCACCTGAGGcgctcgcct
The nucleotide sequence above comes from Leishmania braziliensis MHOM/BR/75/M2904 complete genome, chromosome 32. Encoded proteins:
- a CDS encoding putative RNA-binding protein — its product is MPKGTVKRKATPSSLRKKKAQQRIRKQIRTKLQKKKPNWRTALVKVYMGGANGLKDKRDSRKRPRSGDSDDAEENTFSFKRDGQDEDGEVQSDVDEEKEERLNQRDPLETQLFLKNLPLDTSEEELMTYFKTHFSPVKRVLLMRNRVSKTLSGTGFVHCGSAELAGKIFDYAQQNAREVSAVGRDEMKAQTEGLSHHQAKRLVHKMHTDSFVVRDPFFMMRDTKFTVLRVLSRSDTQEAVSAQQKKKRRTKVAADDPRNLYLLQEGLVLPDSAAAKGLHPRYLQMISDDYAARKQQLTNSNFFVSKTRLSVRNLPRTMTENDMRRLFAEQARTYLKKHPEDIEKGKWGKYGPIRNVKLLKDTAGVSRGYGFIEFVNHNVALNTLRMLNNNPTVFGDQRRLMVSFAIENTCALQKLQRMKELKHARLARGPSDGRALAVPLKAKRSS
- a CDS encoding putative proteasome regulatory non-ATP-ase subunit, giving the protein MSSPPPPRNIEEDLQRNEEEEPAPEVDDADIPVDPLLTLLYIRHTLTSPWSSSEEREAAKTALMEEMEKHNMAPYIRLVCEALGVPLDESKLAEMDAINAKKVAAFDARLKDAVDNLGDTEVRDVLQAKCDHYARIGDLEMCMKTNEECAAKTLATGPKLDLYFQRIRLGIAFSDNDIAAKGITDAHRLMKDGDWERRNRLRVYEGIYHVFIRDFQRGSALLLDSITTFASGELLTFQEFVFITVVASLPVLSRLELRRRIVYSPEVNRTSVDDVRDLVNSIYDCQYNKVFPNLEVVCQHLRKVVYLSPHVSYFFREMRVLIFTQFLDSYSSVTLESMGAAFGIPVPALDSMLCTLISNERIACKVDRVDGSVETYRGDTTNFDYHRIVKSGDLLLNRIQKLSRLVDM